GCCCACCGCATCCACCCGCACCTCCATCCCCGCGGCGATCGCGCGCTCCCGGAACCAGTCACGGATGGCCCCGTGTTCCCGGGTGCCGGCCTGGCGATCCACGCCGTTGGCCGGTGTGGCGCCGAACTTGTAGGTGCTGTGGAAATCAGTGAGGAAAACCTGATCGAGTGAGGTGGAGGTGGTCATGATGGTGTCTCTTTCTGGGATGGGGATATAGGGGTGGGTGCTAGATGAGGTACTGGCAGGCATCACGTTTGATGTATCGGCCGTGACCCTTGGAACCGAGGTAGGTGTTGTCATTGATGAGGATGCGACCCCGGGAGAGCACGGTGTCCACATGGCCGTCGATCTCGAAGCCCTCCCAGGCGGAGTGGTCCATGTTCATGTGATGGGTCTTGCCCAGTCCGATCGAGGTGTGGCCGGAGGGGTCATAGAGCACGATGTCGGCATCCGCGCCGGGGGCGATGACACCCTTGCGGCCATACATGCCGAACATCCGCGCCGGGGTGGTGGAGGTGATCTCAACCCAGCGTTCCAGGGAGATCTGTCCGTTGACCACACCCTGGTACATCAGATCCATGCGGTGTTCCACCGAACCGATGCCGTTGGGGATCTTGGAGAAATCCCCCACGCCCATCTCCTTCTGCCCCTTGAAGCAGAAGGGGCAGTGGTCGGTGGCCACCATCTGGATGTCATTGGTGCGCAGCGCCTGCCACATGTGGTCCTGGTGGTGTTCCTCCCTGGATCGCAGCGGGGTGGAACAGACCCACTTCGCCCCCTCGAATCCGCCTGCGCCCAGCTGGTCCTCCATGGAGAGGTAGAGGTACTGGGGACAGGTCTCACCGAAGACGTTCTGTCCGTTGTCGCGGGCGGCTGCCAGCTGAGCGACCGCCTGCTTGGCCGAGACATGCACCACGTAGAGGGGGGCATTGGTCAGGTTCGCCAGCATGATCGCGCGGTGGGTGGCCTCCTCCTCCATCTGCCAGGCTCGGGCCACACCGTGGTAGTACGGATCCGTCTTGCCCTGGGACAGCAACTCCTCCACCATGGCGTCGATGGCCGGGCCGTTCTCGGCGTGGATCATGGAGAGCAGCCCGGTATCGGCGGACTTGCGCATCGCCTTGTAGATCTGGGCGTCATCGCTGTAGAAGACACCGGGGTAGGCCATGAAGAGTTTGAAGCTGGACACACCCTCATCCATCAGGTGATCCATGGCGTTGAGGGAATCCCGGTTCACCTCACCGATGATCTGGTGGAAGCCGTAGTCGATGGCGCACTCACCGTTGGCCTTGTCGTGCCAGGCCTCCAGACCATCGAAGACCCGTTCGCCGTGTTTCTGGATCGCAAAGTCCACGATCGTGGTGGTCCCTCCCCAGGCCGCGGCCCTCGTCCCCGTCTCGAAGGTGTCCGAGGCCTCGGTGCCACCGAAGGGCATCTGCATGTGGGTGTGGGCATCGATGCCCCCGGGCACGACGTACTTGCCGGTGGCATCGATCAGGGTGTCAACGCTGCCGGCCAGATCCTCGCCGAGGAGGCGGGACTCCGGGGCCAGGAGGGCCACGATCTTCTCGTTTTCAATCAACACGTCGGCGGTTCCGCGGCCGGTGGCGCTGACCACCGTGCCGCCCTGGATGAGGGTTGTTGCCATTCGAATTCTCCTTTGCTGTGAGGCCACCACCCATGGAACCGATCGAGGGGTGAACAGGATGAACAGACAGGTCCGGATCCGGGGGTGTGGTCTCTGGTTGAGGTGTGAAACCCCTGCGACGAGGAGTTTCTAATCACCTATAGAAATTAAACAGCGTGGAGGATCCCCGCACAACGCCTAAAGTGTGCGGGGTCCGCGGGGAATCAGTACACAGTGTCCAGGTGAGCTGCCGGGACCCCGTGGGGCGGTAGGCGCGGGAGGAGTCCCAGTGATGACCAAGACCGTGGGACATAACAGAGAAGGACCGCACCCATAAACCACCGGGTGCGGTCCTTTTCGTACTGCGCAGTCAGTTAGGAAGCCGGGACGTTGTCCTCGATCAGCTCGGTGATCTGGACCAGGGCACCGCCTGCGTACTGGGGCAGGGAGACGGCGATGTCCGCCTCGCGGCCCAGGGCGTACCAGGTGGAGGAGGTGGTGCCGGTGGCCAGGATGGTGTCCTCGAACCACGGGGTGTCGTTGATCTGCTGGAGCATCGCACCTGCTGCGTAGTTTTCTGATGGTGCAACTCCACAGCGGATAACAATCGGCTCAAGGCCCGGCGCGTCCCAGGCGACCGCGTCGGAGGTGTATCCGGCGGCGGTCATGCGGGCATCATCGATGCGGTCGTAGGTGATGGCCTCGTCGCCACCGACCTCAAGTTGGGTGGGAAGGGCGTCGAAAAGCGCGGTGCATTCTTGAGGGCTGCCGGCAGATGCGAGGGTGACTAGTGGTGCGTCGAAAGGTTCGCCGTCGCGCTCCTCGAGTTGGCTCACAGCCTCGGAGAAGGGGCTGACGGGGTTGTCGGCGTCGTTCGTGCTGGTGCTATCCGCGGTGATGGCGACGACGGGGAAGCGGTTGACGGAGTACCAGGTTTCCAGGGAGGAGCCAGGGGTCATGTCAGAGACAGGAAGCCAGGTGGTGCCGTCAACGTCGACGGTGTTGGCTAGTGCGGTGTATTGGAAGGGCATGTCTACACCACAGCGCAGGGTGACGCGCTCCAATTCAGAGGTGGACCAGGCGGCTGCTCCCGGCGGTACGGGATCCATCAACGCCGCGCGGGTGTGGCCGAAAGCTTCGTCGGGAAGTGATTCCACGAGCTGGGCGCATTCTTGGGAATCGGCGTTGGGGGCGGGCAGTGAACTCATGGCCACTTGTTGCTGGCCAGCTGGACCAAGCAGGATGCGGGCGCCGAAGAGGACGCCTAGCACCAACAGAATGGATAGAACAAGGGCGATAATAATGGGGGTTTTGTTGATTCCCCCTGCTGCTGGCTGACCAGCACGGTTCACGGCACTCATGTGTCTTGAGCCTACCTGCGTCGCGTTAGACTAGAGAAATATTGTCCAGAAAACAGGACTGACCTCAAGGAGCTGACACTGGTGCCTGCACTTTCTTTCCCTGATTCACTTGGCCACGGCCCCACCGTGGGTGATGTTGGGGAGTTTGAGGTCATTCGGATTATCACTGATCAAGCGGGGTCGTCGCTTAATGGTGATGATGCGGCCGTGTTGCGTCCGGCATCGCCCAATTCCCGTGCTGTGGTGACCACCGACATGTTGGTGGCGGGCAGGCATTTCCAGCTGGATTGGTCTACGCCGGAGGAGATCGGCCAGAAGGCTGTCGTGCAGAACTTTGCAGATATTGAGGCGATGGGGGCTCGTCCCGTTGCGGTGTTGTTGGCCATTTCTGCGCCGCCGCATACGCCGGTGGAGTTTATTCGCGGACTGGCTAAGGGTATGAATGATCGCTTGGAGGAGTATTCGGCAGAACTTGTTGGTGGCGATATCACCTCAGGCGACGCCTTGGTTGTCTCTGTGACGGCTATTGGCCAGCTGGGTGGATCTTTGCCTGAGTTAACGTTGGGGCGTGCGCGACCTGGCCAACAGGTGGTTGCTCACGGCAAGATCGGATACTCAGCGGCAGGACTTGCTTTATTGCAGCACTTTGGCAGAGACGGCGTGCCAGCACATCTTCGCGAATTAGTGGAGGCACATTGTGCGCCTCGGCTCACACCTGGCCGTGGCATGGTGGCGCGCGCGGCAGGCGCAACTGCGATGACAGACAATTCCGATGGGCTCATCGTGGATCTCTCGCAGATGGCTAAGAAATCCGGCGTGCGCTTAGATATCGATTCCTCATCGATCGCACCCGATGAGTTGCTCAGCCACGCAGCCTCCGTCCTGGGAACTGATGCTTGGCAGTGGATCTTAAGCGGTGGGGAAGACCACACCCTGTTATCCACCACCTTCGGCGACGCACCGTCGGGATTTCGAACCATCGGGCGGGTGACTAAATCCCGCGCAGATGACCTCGTGACGGTGGATAAGAAAACCCCTGCGTTTTCTGATGGATGGAGGAGTTTTTGATGTGGGAAAGCGTCGACAAGCTCCCAATCCATGATTCCTGGAAACCTGTACTCCGCCCGCTTGCGGCAGACATCGCGGCCTTAGGCGCGTGGTTAGAGGGCGAGCCTGATGGGTTCTTGCCACCAGAGCCCGACGTGTTTCATGCCTTCGCATACCCTTTTGACCAGGTTAAAGTCCTGATCATGGGGCAGGACCCTTACCCAACCCCCGGCCACGCCATGGGCTTAAGCTTTTCGACGCACCCTGCCGTGCGCCCCCTCCCGCGCAGCCTCACCAATATCTTCAAAGAGCTATCGAGTGACCTCGGTATCGAGGGCATCCCCGACACGGGGGATCTGCGACCCTGGTGCGAACAAGGCGTCGCCCTGTTTAACCGTGTGCTCACCGTACACCCCGGTGCCGCCGGAAGCCACAAAGGCAAAGGCTGGGAAAAGATCACCCAACACGCCATTACTGCATTGGCGCAGCGCAACCAACCGCTCGTGGCTATCCTGTGGGGCAAACAAGCCCAAGACGTGCAAAAATTCTTAGGCGAAACCCCAGCAATCTGCACAGCACACCCCTCGCCACTATCAGCATCACGCGGCTTTTTTGGCTCACGCCCATTTAGTACAGCCAATGAAATGTTAAAGAACCTTGGTGCCACCCCCATTAACTGGCAACTGTAAAGTATGAGACTATGTCCAGCTCCCATGTGCCTTCCACTGTGCCCCTGACCATGGATGGCCCAGCAGTTTTGGAATGGGCCCGCACCGCTGTCGAGCAACTCACCGCGCGCCGGGCAGAAATCAACGCCCTCAACGTCTTCCCAGTTCCAGACGCCGATACCGGCTCCAACATGACGTTCACCATGACTGCTGCATTGGATGAAGCCCGCAAACTCGAAGACCCTTCCAATGTTGCGCGTATTACCGAAGCCCTGGCCGTAGGTTCAGTCCGCGGTGCCAGGGGAAACTCCGGCGTAGTACTGAGCCAAGTCCTACGCGCTATCGCTCAGGCTGCAGCTGACGGTGTTATCGATGGGCGTTCCATTTATGAAGCACTCAAGATCGCCCGCTCGCTTGTTGATCGCGCCATCACCGACCCTGTTGAAGGCACCGTTGTTACCGTCTTGCGCTCCGCGGCGATTGAAGCAGAACACATGGTGGAATCAGGCCGCGACGAACTCGCATCTGTCGTTGATGCCGCAGTGGACGCGGCACGCACGGCCCTTGCGCGCACGCCATCCCAGTTGGCAGTCCTGCGTGATGCTGGAGTTGTTGACGCTGGTGGCCAAGGCCTTGTTATCTTGTTGGAAACCTTGCAAGCGCAGATTTCGGGGGACAGCACTAGGGCCAGCACAGGTGAGTTTGGACGGGTAGATGCCCTGGGGCAGTCCAGGAATGAAAGCACCGACGATAATTCTGATGATAATTCCGATGCGAGTGGCCACGGACACGGTGTTGCCGGCAACCTGGAAGTTATGTTCTACATCTCCTGCGTGGATGAAGCAGCACTCGATGCCTTAGAACAGGAACTCTCCCCGCTAGGAGATAGCCTGCTAATCGCACGTGAAGATGATCACCGCGGAACCGTCCACATCCATTCCCGCCACGCAGGCGATGTCATCCAAAAAGCTTTTGCAGCAGGCGAGGTCACTGATCTACGCCTAGAAATCCTTCCCGAAACCCGCAGCAGCTCCACGGACGCACCGCGCCGGGTCCTAATGGCTGTAGCCCCAGACGGATTGGTGGCAGAGCTCTATGAAAGCGCGGGCGTCAACGTGATCACCCGTGACGTCTCCCAGCCCCACGCTGAGGACACAAGCGACGATGTTGTTGCTCGGATTGTGTCTATCGCACGGAAATCAGGTGCCCAAGAAGTCATCCTGTTGCCCAATGGATTACTGAGCCGCCGCGAGCTCGTGTCCATCGAGCGTTCTAGCCACGCCTTTGAGCAGACCGTGATCATTTTGCCCACTTCCACCTTGGTGGCTGGCATCGCGGCCGTCGCCGTCCACGATCCTGATCAGCCGATCGCCGTGGACTCGTATGCCATGGCCGAAGCTGCCGGTGCCATGCGCACTGCAGTGATTCGACCTGCCACCAGCGCAGCGCTCACCCAAGCGGGAGCCTGCTCCAAAGGTGATCTGCTGAGTTTCATCGGGCCGGAAATCGTCCTGGTTTCCGAGGAGTTCAATGATGCACTGTCTCGCACGGCTCTGCGGCTTCTCGATGGTGGCGGCGAGCAAATCACGTTACTTATCCTCCAAGACAAAACGACCGAGTTTAACGAGGATGTTTTCCGCCGTGGCCTGGGGACACACACTGATGTCGACCTCACCGTCTATCCTGCTACAGGAATGGAGAATCTGGTAGAAATCGGGGTGGAGTAAGCACATGTTGGGTTGGCACGATAAGCGATTACTCAAAGACATCCTTCCTGCAAAGGAAGCCAAAGCCATTGAAAAGGCGTTGGGGTACACCACTGCGGAAGAATTGCTCGGCCACCACGTGCGCAAATACTCCCACCACGGTTCAGGAGTGGGCATTGGTGATGCCCAAGAAGGCGATTTGGTCACCGTTGTCGGTGAAGTCGCAGTGGCCAAACAGTCCTTCACCCAATCCGGAAAGCTCCTGTACAAAGTCACGGTGCTCACGGAAACCGAACGCATCGGCATCTCGTTTTTTGGTGCAAAACACATCCCGCGCCTGCTTCCTGAAGGCACCCGCGCGTTATTTACCGGCAAAGTAAGGTACTACCGCAACGAACCCCAGCTTTCACACCCGGAGTTCATCGTCATTCCGCGTCCAGGCACCGGCGCAAAAATCACGGCGACCGGCGGCATGAAATCCTTGGCTGCCTACGGCGATGTGGAAGACGTAGCCCGCCGTCTAGTCGACCGCGAATACATCCCCATCTACGCCGGCACCGCCACCATGACCACGTGGCGCATCATGGCTGCAGTGCAGCGCGTGTTGGAAACCATGCCGGTGATCCCCGAGCCACTCATTGCTGTTCCGAATGGTCTGCCTAGTTTTGACGAGGCCATCCGGGGCATCCACGACCCAGGCGATCATGACCCCAGCACGTTTATCACCCGTCTGAAATACAATGAGGCACTCTCGCTTGCCACCGTCATGGCGATTCGTCGCGCAGATACCAAAAACCGCAAAGCACCACCGATGCCGCGGGCGCTTCAAGGGCATCAGCATATGCTTATCGACGCCCTCAACTTCCAACTCACCGATGGCCAGAAGCAAGTCATCCGCGAAATCAGCAGCGACATCGAGCAACGCACACCCATGTCCCGCCTGCTCCAGGGTGAAGTCGGCTCCGGTAAAACGATCGTCTCACTGATTGCGATGCTCCAGGCCATCGATTCCGGCAGACAATGCGCGATGTTGGCGCCCACGGAAGTACTAGCAACCCAACATGCCCGAAGCTTAAGCACAACGCTTAACAATGCTGGCCTTGATGTCAGAGTTGTGCTCTTGACTGGCTCCATGTCCACCGCCGCCAAACGTGAAGCACTTTTAGAGATCGTCGCAGGCAACGCCGACATTGTGGTGGGAACCCACGCGATCATTCAAGACACCGTGGAATTTTTTGACTTAGGCCTTGTGGTCGTCGACGAACAGCACCGCTTTGGTGTGGAACAACGCGATCGCCTGCGCACCAAAGGTAGGGAAGGTCTCACCCCACACCTGCTTGTTATGACGGCAACGCCGATCCCACGCACCATCGCCATGACGGTCTTCGGCGATCTCTCTGTGTCTACGCTGCGCGAACTCCCGGGTGGCCGCCGCCCAATCCAAACCTCGGTGATTCCCGACTATAAACCCGGCTGGGTGAAACGCGGTTGGGAACGCATCGGGGAGGAAGTCTTGGCAGGTCGCCAGGCCTACGTGGTGTGCCCGCGCATCGAAGGCGAAGGTGGCGTCTTAGAAATGCACGCGTATCTAGCCACAGAGATTTTCCCCGGACTCAACGTCGCAATGCTCCACGGCCGCATGGACGCTGACCTTAAAGACCAGGTCATGGCAGAATTTGCAGCAGGGGAGATCGACGTTTTGGTGGCCACCACCGTCATCGAAGTCGGTATTGACGTCGCCAACGCCACCGTCATGCTCATCCGCGAAGCCGAACGATTCGGCGTCTCCCAAATCCACCAGCTTCGTGGTCGCGTTGGCCGTGGCAGCCACGATTCGCTCTGCCTCCTGCACACCACCTTCGATGAACACTCACCCCAGGGCCAACGCCTCACCGCCATCGCTGCCACCACCGACGGTTTTCAACTCTCTGAGCTTGACTTGCAGGTGCGCCAAGAAGGTGATGTCCTAGGCACCCGCCAATCCGGCAGCGACACCAAACTGCGCCATCTCTCCTTCATTACCGACCAAAAAATCATTGAACGAGCGCTTATCGACGCCGCCGAGCTGGTTGCCACCGACCGCCGCAGGGCGCTCGAGCTGGTCAGCGAAATCGCAATGGTGAACCAGGAATACCTGGAGAAGAGTTGATATTGATAGGGTTTACACCATGAAAATCTTCGCACCATTTGCTGGCATCGTCCACTATTTCGTCGACGAGGGCGATCCAGTAGAAACCGGCACGCAACTGGGCACCGTCGAGGCCATCAAGCTGGAAGCACCC
The window above is part of the Corynebacterium deserti GIMN1.010 genome. Proteins encoded here:
- a CDS encoding uracil-DNA glycosylase, giving the protein MEEFLMWESVDKLPIHDSWKPVLRPLAADIAALGAWLEGEPDGFLPPEPDVFHAFAYPFDQVKVLIMGQDPYPTPGHAMGLSFSTHPAVRPLPRSLTNIFKELSSDLGIEGIPDTGDLRPWCEQGVALFNRVLTVHPGAAGSHKGKGWEKITQHAITALAQRNQPLVAILWGKQAQDVQKFLGETPAICTAHPSPLSASRGFFGSRPFSTANEMLKNLGATPINWQL
- a CDS encoding DUF3515 domain-containing protein encodes the protein MSAVNRAGQPAAGGINKTPIIIALVLSILLVLGVLFGARILLGPAGQQQVAMSSLPAPNADSQECAQLVESLPDEAFGHTRAALMDPVPPGAAAWSTSELERVTLRCGVDMPFQYTALANTVDVDGTTWLPVSDMTPGSSLETWYSVNRFPVVAITADSTSTNDADNPVSPFSEAVSQLEERDGEPFDAPLVTLASAGSPQECTALFDALPTQLEVGGDEAITYDRIDDARMTAAGYTSDAVAWDAPGLEPIVIRCGVAPSENYAAGAMLQQINDTPWFEDTILATGTTSSTWYALGREADIAVSLPQYAGGALVQITELIEDNVPAS
- a CDS encoding ATP-dependent DNA helicase RecG, translating into MLGWHDKRLLKDILPAKEAKAIEKALGYTTAEELLGHHVRKYSHHGSGVGIGDAQEGDLVTVVGEVAVAKQSFTQSGKLLYKVTVLTETERIGISFFGAKHIPRLLPEGTRALFTGKVRYYRNEPQLSHPEFIVIPRPGTGAKITATGGMKSLAAYGDVEDVARRLVDREYIPIYAGTATMTTWRIMAAVQRVLETMPVIPEPLIAVPNGLPSFDEAIRGIHDPGDHDPSTFITRLKYNEALSLATVMAIRRADTKNRKAPPMPRALQGHQHMLIDALNFQLTDGQKQVIREISSDIEQRTPMSRLLQGEVGSGKTIVSLIAMLQAIDSGRQCAMLAPTEVLATQHARSLSTTLNNAGLDVRVVLLTGSMSTAAKREALLEIVAGNADIVVGTHAIIQDTVEFFDLGLVVVDEQHRFGVEQRDRLRTKGREGLTPHLLVMTATPIPRTIAMTVFGDLSVSTLRELPGGRRPIQTSVIPDYKPGWVKRGWERIGEEVLAGRQAYVVCPRIEGEGGVLEMHAYLATEIFPGLNVAMLHGRMDADLKDQVMAEFAAGEIDVLVATTVIEVGIDVANATVMLIREAERFGVSQIHQLRGRVGRGSHDSLCLLHTTFDEHSPQGQRLTAIAATTDGFQLSELDLQVRQEGDVLGTRQSGSDTKLRHLSFITDQKIIERALIDAAELVATDRRRALELVSEIAMVNQEYLEKS
- a CDS encoding acetyl-CoA carboxylase biotin carboxyl carrier protein subunit, producing MKIFAPFAGIVHYFVDEGDPVETGTQLGTVEAIKLEAPILAPGPGIVAKLSFDDFSDVTGGDELLELEAKN
- a CDS encoding DAK2 domain-containing protein — encoded protein: MSSSHVPSTVPLTMDGPAVLEWARTAVEQLTARRAEINALNVFPVPDADTGSNMTFTMTAALDEARKLEDPSNVARITEALAVGSVRGARGNSGVVLSQVLRAIAQAAADGVIDGRSIYEALKIARSLVDRAITDPVEGTVVTVLRSAAIEAEHMVESGRDELASVVDAAVDAARTALARTPSQLAVLRDAGVVDAGGQGLVILLETLQAQISGDSTRASTGEFGRVDALGQSRNESTDDNSDDNSDASGHGHGVAGNLEVMFYISCVDEAALDALEQELSPLGDSLLIAREDDHRGTVHIHSRHAGDVIQKAFAAGEVTDLRLEILPETRSSSTDAPRRVLMAVAPDGLVAELYESAGVNVITRDVSQPHAEDTSDDVVARIVSIARKSGAQEVILLPNGLLSRRELVSIERSSHAFEQTVIILPTSTLVAGIAAVAVHDPDQPIAVDSYAMAEAAGAMRTAVIRPATSAALTQAGACSKGDLLSFIGPEIVLVSEEFNDALSRTALRLLDGGGEQITLLILQDKTTEFNEDVFRRGLGTHTDVDLTVYPATGMENLVEIGVE
- the hydA gene encoding dihydropyrimidinase, whose product is MATTLIQGGTVVSATGRGTADVLIENEKIVALLAPESRLLGEDLAGSVDTLIDATGKYVVPGGIDAHTHMQMPFGGTEASDTFETGTRAAAWGGTTTIVDFAIQKHGERVFDGLEAWHDKANGECAIDYGFHQIIGEVNRDSLNAMDHLMDEGVSSFKLFMAYPGVFYSDDAQIYKAMRKSADTGLLSMIHAENGPAIDAMVEELLSQGKTDPYYHGVARAWQMEEEATHRAIMLANLTNAPLYVVHVSAKQAVAQLAAARDNGQNVFGETCPQYLYLSMEDQLGAGGFEGAKWVCSTPLRSREEHHQDHMWQALRTNDIQMVATDHCPFCFKGQKEMGVGDFSKIPNGIGSVEHRMDLMYQGVVNGQISLERWVEITSTTPARMFGMYGRKGVIAPGADADIVLYDPSGHTSIGLGKTHHMNMDHSAWEGFEIDGHVDTVLSRGRILINDNTYLGSKGHGRYIKRDACQYLI
- a CDS encoding thiamine-phosphate kinase, with protein sequence MVPALSFPDSLGHGPTVGDVGEFEVIRIITDQAGSSLNGDDAAVLRPASPNSRAVVTTDMLVAGRHFQLDWSTPEEIGQKAVVQNFADIEAMGARPVAVLLAISAPPHTPVEFIRGLAKGMNDRLEEYSAELVGGDITSGDALVVSVTAIGQLGGSLPELTLGRARPGQQVVAHGKIGYSAAGLALLQHFGRDGVPAHLRELVEAHCAPRLTPGRGMVARAAGATAMTDNSDGLIVDLSQMAKKSGVRLDIDSSSIAPDELLSHAASVLGTDAWQWILSGGEDHTLLSTTFGDAPSGFRTIGRVTKSRADDLVTVDKKTPAFSDGWRSF